A window from Mauremys reevesii isolate NIE-2019 linkage group 9, ASM1616193v1, whole genome shotgun sequence encodes these proteins:
- the PCDH19 gene encoding protocadherin-19 isoform X6 has product MDILPVLLALLWTGAGALINLKYSVEEEQRAGTVIANIGKDAREAGFVLDPRQPAAFRVVSNSAPHLVDINPGSGLLVTKQKIDRDLLCRQSPKCVISLEVMSSSMEICVIKLEIKDLNDNAPSFPTDQIELEISETASPGTRVPLESAYDPDSGSFGVQSYELTPNDLFGLETKTRGDGSRFAELVVERSLDRETQSHYSYLLTALDGGDPPNFGTVELSIRVIDSNDNNPLFEEPAYAVSVPENAPPGTPLLRLNASDPDEGTNGQVLYSFHSYVSERARQLFHLDPQSGLLSVSGAVDYEEGHSYELDVQAKDLGPNSIPAHCKVTVSVQDANDNPPLINLLSVNSELVEVSESAPPGYVIALVRVSDRDSGANGRVQCKLLGNVPFRLQEYESFSTILVDGRLDREQRDQYNLTIQARDNGVPSLQATKSFTVKITDENDNHPHFSKPYYQVIVQENNTPGAYLLSVSARDPDLGLNGSVSYQIVPSQVRDMPVFTYVSINPNSGDIYALRSFNHEQNKAFEFKVLAKDGGSPSLQSNATVRVIVLDVNDNTPVITAPPLVNGTAEVYIPRNAGVGYLVTVIKADDYDEGENGRLSYEMADGDRGFFEIDQFNGEIRTTRAFGENAKTTYELIVVAHDHGKTSLSASALILIYLSPALDAQESIGSVNLSLIFIIALGSIAAILFVTMIFVAVKCKRDNKEIRTYNCRIAEYSYGHQKKSSKKKKISKNDIRLVPRDVEETDKMNVVSCSSLTSSLNYFDYHQQTLPLGCRRSESTFLNVENQNTRNTGSNHVYHHTFTGQSPQQPDLIINGMPLPEIHLTVGKTQLKQLNVAFRSLFLCFLW; this is encoded by the exons ATGGATATTCTCCCCGTCCTGCTCGCCTTGCTGTGGACCGGGGCAGGAGCCCTGATCAACCTGAAGTACTCGGTGGAGGAGGAGCAGCGCGCCGGCACGGTGATCGCGAACATCGGCAAGGACGCCCGGGAGGCTGGCTTCGTGCTGGACCCCCGCCAGCCCGCCGCCTTCCGGGTGGTCTCCAACTCGGCCCCGCACCTGGTGGACATCAACCCGGGCTCGGGCTTGCTGGTGACCAAGCAGAAGATCGACCGGGACCTGCTGTGCCGCCAGAGCCCCAAGTGCGTGATCTCGCTGGAGGTGATGTCCAGCTCCATGGAGATCTGCGTGATCAAACTGGAGATCAAGGACCTGAACGACAACGCGCCCAGCTTCCCCACCGACCAGATCGAGCTGGAGATCTCGGAGACGGCCAGCCCGGGCACGCGGGTGCCGCTGGAGAGCGCCTACGACCCGGACTCGGGCAGCTTCGGCGTGCAGAGCTACGAGCTCACCCCCAACGACCTCTTCGGGCTGGAGACCAAGACGCGCGGCGACGGCTCCCGCTTCGCCGAGCTGGTGGTGGAGCGCAGCCTGGACCGCGAGACGCAGTCCCACTACAGCTACCTGCTCACGGCGCTGGACGGCGGCGACCCGCCCAACTTCGGCACGGTGGAGCTCAGCATCCGGGTCATTGACTCCAACGACAACAACCCGCTCTTCGAGGAGCCGGCCTACGCCGTCAGCGTGCCCGAGAACGCGCCGCCCGGcacgcccctgctccgcctcaaCGCCTCCGACCCCGACGAGGGCACCAACGGGCAGGTGCTCTACTCCTTCCACAGCTACGTGTCCGAGCGGGCGCGCCAGCTCTTCCACCTCGACCCGCAGAGCGGCCTGCTCAGCGTCAGCGGTGCCGTGGACTACGAGGAGGGCCACAGCTACGAGCTGGACGTGCAGGCCAAGGACCTGGGGCCCAACTCCATCCCGGCCCACTGCAAGGTGACGGTCAGCGTGCAGGACGCCAATGACAACCCGCCCCTCATCAACCTGCTCTCGGTCAACAGCGAGCTGGTGGAGGTGAGCGAGAGCGCGCCGCCCGGCTACGTCATCGCCCTGGTGCGGGTCTCCGACCGCGACTCCGGGGCCAACGGGCGAGTGCAGTGCAAGCTGCTGGGCAATGTGCCCTTCCGCCTGCAGGAGTACGAGAGCTTCTCCACCATCCTGGTGGACGGGCGGCTGGACCGGGAGCAGAGGGACCAGTACAACCTCACCATCCAGGCCAGGGACAACGGGGTGCCCTCCCTGCAGGCCACCAAGTCCTTCACCGTCAAGATCACCGATGAGAACGACAACCACCCCCACTTCTCCAAGCCCTACTACCAGGTCATCGTGCAGGAGAACAACACCCCTGGGGCCTACCTCCTGTCTGTCTCCGCCAGGGACCCTGACTTGGGCCTCAATGGCAGCGTTTCCTATCAGATCGTGCCCTCCCAAGTCCGGGACATGCCTGTCTTCACCTACGTCTCCATCAACCCCAACTCTGGGGACATCTATGCCTTGAGGTCCTTCAATCACGAGCAGAACAAGGCCTTCGAGTTCAAGGTCTTGGCCAAAGACGGGGGCAGCCCATCCCTGCAGAGCAATGCCACCGTCAGAGTGATTGTCCTGGATGTCAATGACAACACCCCTGTGATAACTGCCCCACCTCTGGTCAATGGGACTGCAGAAGTGTACATCCCTAGGAATGCCGGGGTTGGCTACTTAGTGACAGTGATCAAGGCAGATGACTATGATGAGGGGGAGAATGGAAGACTGTCCTATGAAATGGCAGATGGGGATAGAGGGTTTTTTGAAATAGATCAGTTCAATGGAGAGATAAGGACCACCAGAGCATTCGGGGAGAATGCAAAGACTACTTATGAACTGATTGTGGTGGCGCATGATCATGGAAAAACATCACTCTCCGCTTCTGCCTTGATTTTGATATACCTATCCCCAGCTCTCGATGCCCAGGAATCCATAGGATCTGTTAACTTGTCACTGATTTTCATTATTGCCCTGGGTTCTATTGCCGCCATTCTTTTTGTCACCATGATCTTTGTTGCAGTCAAGTGTAAAAGGGATAACAAGGAAATAAGGACCTACAACTGCAG AATTGCAGAGTACTCCTATGGGCATCAAAAGAAATCAAGCAAGAAGAAGAAAATCAGCAAGAATGATATCCGGCTGGTACCACGGGATGTAGAGGAGACAGATAAAATGAATGTGGTGAGCTGCTCCTCCCTTACTTCATCTCTCAACTATTTCGACTATCATCAGCAGACCTTGCCACTGGGCTGCCGCAGATCTGAAAGTACCTTCCTCAATGTGGAGAATCAGAACACTAGGAACACAGGCTCCAACCATGTTTATCACCACACCTTCACCGGGCAGAGTCCCCAGCAACCAGATCTGATCATCAATGGAATGCCATTGCCAGAG ATACATTTGACAGTGGGAAAGACCCAATTAAAGCAGCTGAATGTTGCATTCAGAAGTTTGTTTCTCTGTTTCCTATGGTAG
- the PCDH19 gene encoding protocadherin-19 isoform X5, with protein MDILPVLLALLWTGAGALINLKYSVEEEQRAGTVIANIGKDAREAGFVLDPRQPAAFRVVSNSAPHLVDINPGSGLLVTKQKIDRDLLCRQSPKCVISLEVMSSSMEICVIKLEIKDLNDNAPSFPTDQIELEISETASPGTRVPLESAYDPDSGSFGVQSYELTPNDLFGLETKTRGDGSRFAELVVERSLDRETQSHYSYLLTALDGGDPPNFGTVELSIRVIDSNDNNPLFEEPAYAVSVPENAPPGTPLLRLNASDPDEGTNGQVLYSFHSYVSERARQLFHLDPQSGLLSVSGAVDYEEGHSYELDVQAKDLGPNSIPAHCKVTVSVQDANDNPPLINLLSVNSELVEVSESAPPGYVIALVRVSDRDSGANGRVQCKLLGNVPFRLQEYESFSTILVDGRLDREQRDQYNLTIQARDNGVPSLQATKSFTVKITDENDNHPHFSKPYYQVIVQENNTPGAYLLSVSARDPDLGLNGSVSYQIVPSQVRDMPVFTYVSINPNSGDIYALRSFNHEQNKAFEFKVLAKDGGSPSLQSNATVRVIVLDVNDNTPVITAPPLVNGTAEVYIPRNAGVGYLVTVIKADDYDEGENGRLSYEMADGDRGFFEIDQFNGEIRTTRAFGENAKTTYELIVVAHDHGKTSLSASALILIYLSPALDAQESIGSVNLSLIFIIALGSIAAILFVTMIFVAVKCKRDNKEIRTYNCRIAEYSYGHQKKSSKKKKISKNDIRLVPRDVEETDKMNVVSCSSLTSSLNYFDYHQQTLPLGCRRSESTFLNVENQNTRNTGSNHVYHHTFTGQSPQQPDLIINGMPLPEGKENSSPKVCGQYRDKETFHFICGTSSMGGHCSAPAWT; from the exons ATGGATATTCTCCCCGTCCTGCTCGCCTTGCTGTGGACCGGGGCAGGAGCCCTGATCAACCTGAAGTACTCGGTGGAGGAGGAGCAGCGCGCCGGCACGGTGATCGCGAACATCGGCAAGGACGCCCGGGAGGCTGGCTTCGTGCTGGACCCCCGCCAGCCCGCCGCCTTCCGGGTGGTCTCCAACTCGGCCCCGCACCTGGTGGACATCAACCCGGGCTCGGGCTTGCTGGTGACCAAGCAGAAGATCGACCGGGACCTGCTGTGCCGCCAGAGCCCCAAGTGCGTGATCTCGCTGGAGGTGATGTCCAGCTCCATGGAGATCTGCGTGATCAAACTGGAGATCAAGGACCTGAACGACAACGCGCCCAGCTTCCCCACCGACCAGATCGAGCTGGAGATCTCGGAGACGGCCAGCCCGGGCACGCGGGTGCCGCTGGAGAGCGCCTACGACCCGGACTCGGGCAGCTTCGGCGTGCAGAGCTACGAGCTCACCCCCAACGACCTCTTCGGGCTGGAGACCAAGACGCGCGGCGACGGCTCCCGCTTCGCCGAGCTGGTGGTGGAGCGCAGCCTGGACCGCGAGACGCAGTCCCACTACAGCTACCTGCTCACGGCGCTGGACGGCGGCGACCCGCCCAACTTCGGCACGGTGGAGCTCAGCATCCGGGTCATTGACTCCAACGACAACAACCCGCTCTTCGAGGAGCCGGCCTACGCCGTCAGCGTGCCCGAGAACGCGCCGCCCGGcacgcccctgctccgcctcaaCGCCTCCGACCCCGACGAGGGCACCAACGGGCAGGTGCTCTACTCCTTCCACAGCTACGTGTCCGAGCGGGCGCGCCAGCTCTTCCACCTCGACCCGCAGAGCGGCCTGCTCAGCGTCAGCGGTGCCGTGGACTACGAGGAGGGCCACAGCTACGAGCTGGACGTGCAGGCCAAGGACCTGGGGCCCAACTCCATCCCGGCCCACTGCAAGGTGACGGTCAGCGTGCAGGACGCCAATGACAACCCGCCCCTCATCAACCTGCTCTCGGTCAACAGCGAGCTGGTGGAGGTGAGCGAGAGCGCGCCGCCCGGCTACGTCATCGCCCTGGTGCGGGTCTCCGACCGCGACTCCGGGGCCAACGGGCGAGTGCAGTGCAAGCTGCTGGGCAATGTGCCCTTCCGCCTGCAGGAGTACGAGAGCTTCTCCACCATCCTGGTGGACGGGCGGCTGGACCGGGAGCAGAGGGACCAGTACAACCTCACCATCCAGGCCAGGGACAACGGGGTGCCCTCCCTGCAGGCCACCAAGTCCTTCACCGTCAAGATCACCGATGAGAACGACAACCACCCCCACTTCTCCAAGCCCTACTACCAGGTCATCGTGCAGGAGAACAACACCCCTGGGGCCTACCTCCTGTCTGTCTCCGCCAGGGACCCTGACTTGGGCCTCAATGGCAGCGTTTCCTATCAGATCGTGCCCTCCCAAGTCCGGGACATGCCTGTCTTCACCTACGTCTCCATCAACCCCAACTCTGGGGACATCTATGCCTTGAGGTCCTTCAATCACGAGCAGAACAAGGCCTTCGAGTTCAAGGTCTTGGCCAAAGACGGGGGCAGCCCATCCCTGCAGAGCAATGCCACCGTCAGAGTGATTGTCCTGGATGTCAATGACAACACCCCTGTGATAACTGCCCCACCTCTGGTCAATGGGACTGCAGAAGTGTACATCCCTAGGAATGCCGGGGTTGGCTACTTAGTGACAGTGATCAAGGCAGATGACTATGATGAGGGGGAGAATGGAAGACTGTCCTATGAAATGGCAGATGGGGATAGAGGGTTTTTTGAAATAGATCAGTTCAATGGAGAGATAAGGACCACCAGAGCATTCGGGGAGAATGCAAAGACTACTTATGAACTGATTGTGGTGGCGCATGATCATGGAAAAACATCACTCTCCGCTTCTGCCTTGATTTTGATATACCTATCCCCAGCTCTCGATGCCCAGGAATCCATAGGATCTGTTAACTTGTCACTGATTTTCATTATTGCCCTGGGTTCTATTGCCGCCATTCTTTTTGTCACCATGATCTTTGTTGCAGTCAAGTGTAAAAGGGATAACAAGGAAATAAGGACCTACAACTGCAG AATTGCAGAGTACTCCTATGGGCATCAAAAGAAATCAAGCAAGAAGAAGAAAATCAGCAAGAATGATATCCGGCTGGTACCACGGGATGTAGAGGAGACAGATAAAATGAATGTGGTGAGCTGCTCCTCCCTTACTTCATCTCTCAACTATTTCGACTATCATCAGCAGACCTTGCCACTGGGCTGCCGCAGATCTGAAAGTACCTTCCTCAATGTGGAGAATCAGAACACTAGGAACACAGGCTCCAACCATGTTTATCACCACACCTTCACCGGGCAGAGTCCCCAGCAACCAGATCTGATCATCAATGGAATGCCATTGCCAGAG
- the PCDH19 gene encoding protocadherin-19 isoform X3 — protein sequence MDILPVLLALLWTGAGALINLKYSVEEEQRAGTVIANIGKDAREAGFVLDPRQPAAFRVVSNSAPHLVDINPGSGLLVTKQKIDRDLLCRQSPKCVISLEVMSSSMEICVIKLEIKDLNDNAPSFPTDQIELEISETASPGTRVPLESAYDPDSGSFGVQSYELTPNDLFGLETKTRGDGSRFAELVVERSLDRETQSHYSYLLTALDGGDPPNFGTVELSIRVIDSNDNNPLFEEPAYAVSVPENAPPGTPLLRLNASDPDEGTNGQVLYSFHSYVSERARQLFHLDPQSGLLSVSGAVDYEEGHSYELDVQAKDLGPNSIPAHCKVTVSVQDANDNPPLINLLSVNSELVEVSESAPPGYVIALVRVSDRDSGANGRVQCKLLGNVPFRLQEYESFSTILVDGRLDREQRDQYNLTIQARDNGVPSLQATKSFTVKITDENDNHPHFSKPYYQVIVQENNTPGAYLLSVSARDPDLGLNGSVSYQIVPSQVRDMPVFTYVSINPNSGDIYALRSFNHEQNKAFEFKVLAKDGGSPSLQSNATVRVIVLDVNDNTPVITAPPLVNGTAEVYIPRNAGVGYLVTVIKADDYDEGENGRLSYEMADGDRGFFEIDQFNGEIRTTRAFGENAKTTYELIVVAHDHGKTSLSASALILIYLSPALDAQESIGSVNLSLIFIIALGSIAAILFVTMIFVAVKCKRDNKEIRTYNCRIAEYSYGHQKKSSKKKKISKNDIRLVPRDVEETDKMNVVSCSSLTSSLNYFDYHQQTLPLGCRRSESTFLNVENQNTRNTGSNHVYHHTFTGQSPQQPDLIINGMPLPETENYSFDSNYVNSRAHLIKSSSTFKDLEGNSLKDSGHEESDQTDSEHDVQRGLYCDTAVNDVLNTSVTSMGSQMPEQGPLL from the exons ATGGATATTCTCCCCGTCCTGCTCGCCTTGCTGTGGACCGGGGCAGGAGCCCTGATCAACCTGAAGTACTCGGTGGAGGAGGAGCAGCGCGCCGGCACGGTGATCGCGAACATCGGCAAGGACGCCCGGGAGGCTGGCTTCGTGCTGGACCCCCGCCAGCCCGCCGCCTTCCGGGTGGTCTCCAACTCGGCCCCGCACCTGGTGGACATCAACCCGGGCTCGGGCTTGCTGGTGACCAAGCAGAAGATCGACCGGGACCTGCTGTGCCGCCAGAGCCCCAAGTGCGTGATCTCGCTGGAGGTGATGTCCAGCTCCATGGAGATCTGCGTGATCAAACTGGAGATCAAGGACCTGAACGACAACGCGCCCAGCTTCCCCACCGACCAGATCGAGCTGGAGATCTCGGAGACGGCCAGCCCGGGCACGCGGGTGCCGCTGGAGAGCGCCTACGACCCGGACTCGGGCAGCTTCGGCGTGCAGAGCTACGAGCTCACCCCCAACGACCTCTTCGGGCTGGAGACCAAGACGCGCGGCGACGGCTCCCGCTTCGCCGAGCTGGTGGTGGAGCGCAGCCTGGACCGCGAGACGCAGTCCCACTACAGCTACCTGCTCACGGCGCTGGACGGCGGCGACCCGCCCAACTTCGGCACGGTGGAGCTCAGCATCCGGGTCATTGACTCCAACGACAACAACCCGCTCTTCGAGGAGCCGGCCTACGCCGTCAGCGTGCCCGAGAACGCGCCGCCCGGcacgcccctgctccgcctcaaCGCCTCCGACCCCGACGAGGGCACCAACGGGCAGGTGCTCTACTCCTTCCACAGCTACGTGTCCGAGCGGGCGCGCCAGCTCTTCCACCTCGACCCGCAGAGCGGCCTGCTCAGCGTCAGCGGTGCCGTGGACTACGAGGAGGGCCACAGCTACGAGCTGGACGTGCAGGCCAAGGACCTGGGGCCCAACTCCATCCCGGCCCACTGCAAGGTGACGGTCAGCGTGCAGGACGCCAATGACAACCCGCCCCTCATCAACCTGCTCTCGGTCAACAGCGAGCTGGTGGAGGTGAGCGAGAGCGCGCCGCCCGGCTACGTCATCGCCCTGGTGCGGGTCTCCGACCGCGACTCCGGGGCCAACGGGCGAGTGCAGTGCAAGCTGCTGGGCAATGTGCCCTTCCGCCTGCAGGAGTACGAGAGCTTCTCCACCATCCTGGTGGACGGGCGGCTGGACCGGGAGCAGAGGGACCAGTACAACCTCACCATCCAGGCCAGGGACAACGGGGTGCCCTCCCTGCAGGCCACCAAGTCCTTCACCGTCAAGATCACCGATGAGAACGACAACCACCCCCACTTCTCCAAGCCCTACTACCAGGTCATCGTGCAGGAGAACAACACCCCTGGGGCCTACCTCCTGTCTGTCTCCGCCAGGGACCCTGACTTGGGCCTCAATGGCAGCGTTTCCTATCAGATCGTGCCCTCCCAAGTCCGGGACATGCCTGTCTTCACCTACGTCTCCATCAACCCCAACTCTGGGGACATCTATGCCTTGAGGTCCTTCAATCACGAGCAGAACAAGGCCTTCGAGTTCAAGGTCTTGGCCAAAGACGGGGGCAGCCCATCCCTGCAGAGCAATGCCACCGTCAGAGTGATTGTCCTGGATGTCAATGACAACACCCCTGTGATAACTGCCCCACCTCTGGTCAATGGGACTGCAGAAGTGTACATCCCTAGGAATGCCGGGGTTGGCTACTTAGTGACAGTGATCAAGGCAGATGACTATGATGAGGGGGAGAATGGAAGACTGTCCTATGAAATGGCAGATGGGGATAGAGGGTTTTTTGAAATAGATCAGTTCAATGGAGAGATAAGGACCACCAGAGCATTCGGGGAGAATGCAAAGACTACTTATGAACTGATTGTGGTGGCGCATGATCATGGAAAAACATCACTCTCCGCTTCTGCCTTGATTTTGATATACCTATCCCCAGCTCTCGATGCCCAGGAATCCATAGGATCTGTTAACTTGTCACTGATTTTCATTATTGCCCTGGGTTCTATTGCCGCCATTCTTTTTGTCACCATGATCTTTGTTGCAGTCAAGTGTAAAAGGGATAACAAGGAAATAAGGACCTACAACTGCAG AATTGCAGAGTACTCCTATGGGCATCAAAAGAAATCAAGCAAGAAGAAGAAAATCAGCAAGAATGATATCCGGCTGGTACCACGGGATGTAGAGGAGACAGATAAAATGAATGTGGTGAGCTGCTCCTCCCTTACTTCATCTCTCAACTATTTCGACTATCATCAGCAGACCTTGCCACTGGGCTGCCGCAGATCTGAAAGTACCTTCCTCAATGTGGAGAATCAGAACACTAGGAACACAGGCTCCAACCATGTTTATCACCACACCTTCACCGGGCAGAGTCCCCAGCAACCAGATCTGATCATCAATGGAATGCCATTGCCAGAG
- the PCDH19 gene encoding protocadherin-19 isoform X8: MDILPVLLALLWTGAGALINLKYSVEEEQRAGTVIANIGKDAREAGFVLDPRQPAAFRVVSNSAPHLVDINPGSGLLVTKQKIDRDLLCRQSPKCVISLEVMSSSMEICVIKLEIKDLNDNAPSFPTDQIELEISETASPGTRVPLESAYDPDSGSFGVQSYELTPNDLFGLETKTRGDGSRFAELVVERSLDRETQSHYSYLLTALDGGDPPNFGTVELSIRVIDSNDNNPLFEEPAYAVSVPENAPPGTPLLRLNASDPDEGTNGQVLYSFHSYVSERARQLFHLDPQSGLLSVSGAVDYEEGHSYELDVQAKDLGPNSIPAHCKVTVSVQDANDNPPLINLLSVNSELVEVSESAPPGYVIALVRVSDRDSGANGRVQCKLLGNVPFRLQEYESFSTILVDGRLDREQRDQYNLTIQARDNGVPSLQATKSFTVKITDENDNHPHFSKPYYQVIVQENNTPGAYLLSVSARDPDLGLNGSVSYQIVPSQVRDMPVFTYVSINPNSGDIYALRSFNHEQNKAFEFKVLAKDGGSPSLQSNATVRVIVLDVNDNTPVITAPPLVNGTAEVYIPRNAGVGYLVTVIKADDYDEGENGRLSYEMADGDRGFFEIDQFNGEIRTTRAFGENAKTTYELIVVAHDHGKTSLSASALILIYLSPALDAQESIGSVNLSLIFIIALGSIAAILFVTMIFVAVKCKRDNKEIRTYNCRIAEYSYGHQKKSSKKKKISKNDIRLVPRDVEETDKMNVVSCSSLTSSLNYFDYHQQTLPLGCRRSESTFLNVENQNTRNTGSNHVYHHTFTGQSPQQPDLIINGMPLPEQFNFQGLRGE; encoded by the exons ATGGATATTCTCCCCGTCCTGCTCGCCTTGCTGTGGACCGGGGCAGGAGCCCTGATCAACCTGAAGTACTCGGTGGAGGAGGAGCAGCGCGCCGGCACGGTGATCGCGAACATCGGCAAGGACGCCCGGGAGGCTGGCTTCGTGCTGGACCCCCGCCAGCCCGCCGCCTTCCGGGTGGTCTCCAACTCGGCCCCGCACCTGGTGGACATCAACCCGGGCTCGGGCTTGCTGGTGACCAAGCAGAAGATCGACCGGGACCTGCTGTGCCGCCAGAGCCCCAAGTGCGTGATCTCGCTGGAGGTGATGTCCAGCTCCATGGAGATCTGCGTGATCAAACTGGAGATCAAGGACCTGAACGACAACGCGCCCAGCTTCCCCACCGACCAGATCGAGCTGGAGATCTCGGAGACGGCCAGCCCGGGCACGCGGGTGCCGCTGGAGAGCGCCTACGACCCGGACTCGGGCAGCTTCGGCGTGCAGAGCTACGAGCTCACCCCCAACGACCTCTTCGGGCTGGAGACCAAGACGCGCGGCGACGGCTCCCGCTTCGCCGAGCTGGTGGTGGAGCGCAGCCTGGACCGCGAGACGCAGTCCCACTACAGCTACCTGCTCACGGCGCTGGACGGCGGCGACCCGCCCAACTTCGGCACGGTGGAGCTCAGCATCCGGGTCATTGACTCCAACGACAACAACCCGCTCTTCGAGGAGCCGGCCTACGCCGTCAGCGTGCCCGAGAACGCGCCGCCCGGcacgcccctgctccgcctcaaCGCCTCCGACCCCGACGAGGGCACCAACGGGCAGGTGCTCTACTCCTTCCACAGCTACGTGTCCGAGCGGGCGCGCCAGCTCTTCCACCTCGACCCGCAGAGCGGCCTGCTCAGCGTCAGCGGTGCCGTGGACTACGAGGAGGGCCACAGCTACGAGCTGGACGTGCAGGCCAAGGACCTGGGGCCCAACTCCATCCCGGCCCACTGCAAGGTGACGGTCAGCGTGCAGGACGCCAATGACAACCCGCCCCTCATCAACCTGCTCTCGGTCAACAGCGAGCTGGTGGAGGTGAGCGAGAGCGCGCCGCCCGGCTACGTCATCGCCCTGGTGCGGGTCTCCGACCGCGACTCCGGGGCCAACGGGCGAGTGCAGTGCAAGCTGCTGGGCAATGTGCCCTTCCGCCTGCAGGAGTACGAGAGCTTCTCCACCATCCTGGTGGACGGGCGGCTGGACCGGGAGCAGAGGGACCAGTACAACCTCACCATCCAGGCCAGGGACAACGGGGTGCCCTCCCTGCAGGCCACCAAGTCCTTCACCGTCAAGATCACCGATGAGAACGACAACCACCCCCACTTCTCCAAGCCCTACTACCAGGTCATCGTGCAGGAGAACAACACCCCTGGGGCCTACCTCCTGTCTGTCTCCGCCAGGGACCCTGACTTGGGCCTCAATGGCAGCGTTTCCTATCAGATCGTGCCCTCCCAAGTCCGGGACATGCCTGTCTTCACCTACGTCTCCATCAACCCCAACTCTGGGGACATCTATGCCTTGAGGTCCTTCAATCACGAGCAGAACAAGGCCTTCGAGTTCAAGGTCTTGGCCAAAGACGGGGGCAGCCCATCCCTGCAGAGCAATGCCACCGTCAGAGTGATTGTCCTGGATGTCAATGACAACACCCCTGTGATAACTGCCCCACCTCTGGTCAATGGGACTGCAGAAGTGTACATCCCTAGGAATGCCGGGGTTGGCTACTTAGTGACAGTGATCAAGGCAGATGACTATGATGAGGGGGAGAATGGAAGACTGTCCTATGAAATGGCAGATGGGGATAGAGGGTTTTTTGAAATAGATCAGTTCAATGGAGAGATAAGGACCACCAGAGCATTCGGGGAGAATGCAAAGACTACTTATGAACTGATTGTGGTGGCGCATGATCATGGAAAAACATCACTCTCCGCTTCTGCCTTGATTTTGATATACCTATCCCCAGCTCTCGATGCCCAGGAATCCATAGGATCTGTTAACTTGTCACTGATTTTCATTATTGCCCTGGGTTCTATTGCCGCCATTCTTTTTGTCACCATGATCTTTGTTGCAGTCAAGTGTAAAAGGGATAACAAGGAAATAAGGACCTACAACTGCAG AATTGCAGAGTACTCCTATGGGCATCAAAAGAAATCAAGCAAGAAGAAGAAAATCAGCAAGAATGATATCCGGCTGGTACCACGGGATGTAGAGGAGACAGATAAAATGAATGTGGTGAGCTGCTCCTCCCTTACTTCATCTCTCAACTATTTCGACTATCATCAGCAGACCTTGCCACTGGGCTGCCGCAGATCTGAAAGTACCTTCCTCAATGTGGAGAATCAGAACACTAGGAACACAGGCTCCAACCATGTTTATCACCACACCTTCACCGGGCAGAGTCCCCAGCAACCAGATCTGATCATCAATGGAATGCCATTGCCAGAG